The following proteins are co-located in the Pedobacter sp. FW305-3-2-15-E-R2A2 genome:
- the gldN gene encoding gliding motility protein GldN encodes MKNILSIALLLLLGFGASAQDSIPPAVKPLKKTKIKTPPKDGFSARKDVDSAVMVPYADVREEDVYYSKRVWREIDLRDTINSVLKAENAKLIDVLMEAITNEELTAYSSKDTVAGKILEDNDSFKIALTAQQALQNMRGVTEGTPDATTGKIAEPTLKKLRSDEFQKYRIKEDWILDTKRSIFEPRIVGLAPMKMVEGNWQPVFWIYYDDARELLTKKKLMNPGNDASVLTFDDFFVRRLFSSYIVKETNPGNKNITDMLGLTDPKDPRKLYESEKIKKSIADFEQSLWEY; translated from the coding sequence ATGAAAAATATTTTAAGTATTGCGTTATTACTGTTATTAGGATTCGGAGCTTCTGCACAGGATAGCATCCCTCCTGCAGTAAAACCCTTGAAAAAAACAAAGATAAAAACGCCGCCCAAAGATGGCTTTTCGGCCAGAAAAGATGTGGATAGTGCCGTAATGGTTCCTTATGCAGATGTTAGGGAAGAGGATGTGTACTATTCAAAACGTGTTTGGCGTGAAATAGATCTTAGAGATACCATTAACTCCGTTCTGAAAGCTGAAAATGCGAAACTGATCGATGTGCTGATGGAAGCAATTACCAATGAAGAGCTCACTGCTTACTCCTCGAAAGACACCGTTGCCGGAAAAATTCTGGAAGACAACGATTCCTTTAAAATTGCTTTAACGGCACAACAAGCGCTTCAGAATATGCGCGGCGTAACAGAAGGAACTCCTGATGCCACTACCGGAAAGATCGCAGAGCCTACCTTGAAAAAGTTAAGATCGGATGAATTCCAAAAATACAGAATCAAAGAAGACTGGATTCTGGATACCAAACGCTCTATTTTTGAACCCAGAATCGTCGGTCTTGCACCAATGAAAATGGTGGAAGGAAACTGGCAGCCGGTATTTTGGATCTATTATGATGATGCCAGAGAATTGCTAACCAAGAAAAAGCTGATGAATCCGGGTAATGATGCTTCGGTTCTGACCTTTGATGATTTCTTTGTAAGACGTTTGTTCTCAAGCTATATCGTGAAGGAAACAAATCCAGGCAATAAGAACATTACAGATATGCTGGGCTTAACAGATCCTAAAGATCCGAGGAAATTATACGAATCAGAGAAGATTAAGAAATCTATCGCAGATTTTGAACAAAGCCTTTGGGAATACTAA